The following are encoded together in the Primulina tabacum isolate GXHZ01 chromosome 18, ASM2559414v2, whole genome shotgun sequence genome:
- the LOC142532762 gene encoding receptor-like protein 4 isoform X4, translating to MSLLPLLFFFLFPCLSLSSPPFNYSLHIDCGGLVNSTDAFHTTWVFDRFYSGGATSVVSEPLHFLHQQEKTLRYFPISSGKKNCYSIPISAGSGRYLLRTFTVYDNFDGKSHSPSFDVSVEGTLVFSWRSPWPESVSRSGAYSDLFLYLDDPDVDLCFYSIATDSPVIGSLELIQIDTNAYAFDYAKNSSNYILVNYGRFSSGSDQWGPGFSNDTDFFGRSWQSDAEFRLPSVSITNGATIKAISAIQNVINVEQSPNYFPEKLYQTAITALGNGGGVLEYDLPVDAKLDYLLWFHFAEIDVSVNKAGQRVFDVIVNGENISRVDVYKKVGGFAAYDWSHVVKNLSSTTLSVRLESVVGAPIICGLENYAIVPLDLKTVADQVIAMRALKESLRIPDRMGWNGDPCAPTSWDAWEGVTCHPTKDESTLVVSQIDLGSQGLKGYISEQINLLTSLVSLNLSSNSLGGSIPSGLGQKSLVKLDLSNNKLTGYIPDSLTSASLQLVFLNGNLLEGQVPEALYSIGLRGGTIDLYGNKELCGVPSLPNCSLIWGNNGLSTGAKVGIALSCLVVFSTLVLGIYCCISRRRNEYEFGFPHELMSLAAKRNRYYRQKSLMTLEMESQHAKGFIPTYNEN from the exons ATGTCCCTTCTCCCTCTCCTCTTCTTCTTTCTCTTTCCTTGTCTTTCTCTATCCTCTCCTCCCTTCA ACTACAGTCTACACATTGACTGCGGCGGCCTCGTGAATTCCACAGATGCTTTCCACACGACGTGGGTCTTCGACCGCTTCTACTCCGGCGGCGCCACCTCGGTCGTGTCGGAGCCTCTACACTTCCTCCACCAGCAAGAGAAGACTCTCCGCTACTTTCCCATATCTTCTGGTAAGAAGAACTGCTACTCCATCCCCATCTCTGCCGGCTCCGGCCGATACTTGCTCCGTACGTTCACTGTTTACGACAACTTCGATGGGAAGTCTCACTCGCCGTCTTTTGACGTCTCTGTTGAGGGTACTTTAGTCTTTTCGTGGCGTTCGCCTTGGCCGGAATCGGTTTCGCGCTCCGGAGCTTATTCGGATCTGTTTTTATATCTTGACGACCCGGATGTTGATCTTTGCTTTTATAGTATTGCTACTGATTCTCCTGTTATTGGGTCTTTGGAATTGATTCAAATTGACACCAACGCGTACGCTTTCGATTACGCGAAAAATTCAAGCAATTACATCCTGGTTAATTACGGCAGGTTTTCATCTGGGTCGGATCAATGGGGACCCGGATTCAGCAATGATACAGATTTCTTCGGCCGGTCATGGCAGTCTGATGCTGAATTCCGGCTACCATCCGTATCCATTACTAATGGAGCAACAATCAAAGCAATTTCGGCTATTCAAAACGTAATTAATGTCGAACAAAGCCCAAATTATTTCCCGGAGAAGCTTTACCAGACCGCAATAACGGCTTTAGGAAACGGCGGTGGCGTGTTGGAGTATGACTTGCCAGTTGATGCGAAGCTCGATTACTTGTTATGGTTCCATTTTGCTGAGATAGATGTGAGTGTAAATAAAGCTGGACAGAGGGTGTTTGATGTGATAGTGAATGGAGAAAATATAAGTAGGGTGGATGTGTATAAGAAAGTGGGGGGATTCGCTGCATATGATTGGAGTCATGTAGTCAAGAATTTGAGTAGTACTACTTTGAGTGTGAGGTTGGAATCGGTGGTTGGGGCACCGATCATTTGTGGGCTCGAGAATTATGCGATCGTGCCACTAGATCTCAAAACAGTTGCTGATCAGG TTATTGCGATGAGAGCACTGAAGGAATCGCTTCGTATCCCAGATAGAATGGGGTGGAATGGAGACCCTTGTGCCCCTACCTCTTGGGATGCTTGGGAGGGTGTTACCTGTCATCCCACTAAAGATGAATCTACCCTTGTTGTCTCCCAAAT AGATCTTGGGAGCCAAGGCTTGAAGGGATATATTAGTGAACAAATCAATCTTTTGACAAGCTTGGTAAGCCT GAATTTGAGTTCCAATTCTTTGGGAGGTAGTATACCCTCGGGATTGGGTCAAAAGTCTCTTGTGAAGTT GGATTTATCAAATAACAAATTGACTGGCTACATACCTGATAGTCTAACTTCAGCCAGCTTGCAGCTTGT GTTCTTGAATGGTAATTTGTTGGAGGGACAAGTTCCGGAAGCACTTTACTCGATTGGGCTTCGTGGTGGAACTATAGA CCTTTATGGTAACAAAGAATTATGTGGTGTACCCTCTCTACCGAATTGTTCGCTGATTTGGGGGAATAATGGCTTGTCTACTGGTGCAAAAGTTGGTATAGCTCTGTCATGTCTGGTGGTTTTTTCGACATTGGTTCTTGGTATATACTGCTGCATCAGTAGGCGGCGAAATGAATATGAATTTGGGTTTCCGCATGAACTAATGT CTCTTGCGGCGAAAAGAAACAGATATTACAGACAAAAATCCTTGATGACTCTGGAAATGGAAAGCCAACATGCCAAAGGATTCATACCGACCTATAATGAAAACTGA
- the LOC142532762 gene encoding receptor-like protein 4 isoform X2 — translation MSLLPLLFFFLFPCLSLSSPPFNYSLHIDCGGLVNSTDAFHTTWVFDRFYSGGATSVVSEPLHFLHQQEKTLRYFPISSGKKNCYSIPISAGSGRYLLRTFTVYDNFDGKSHSPSFDVSVEGTLVFSWRSPWPESVSRSGAYSDLFLYLDDPDVDLCFYSIATDSPVIGSLELIQIDTNAYAFDYAKNSSNYILVNYGRFSSGSDQWGPGFSNDTDFFGRSWQSDAEFRLPSVSITNGATIKAISAIQNVINVEQSPNYFPEKLYQTAITALGNGGGVLEYDLPVDAKLDYLLWFHFAEIDVSVNKAGQRVFDVIVNGENISRVDVYKKVGGFAAYDWSHVVKNLSSTTLSVRLESVVGAPIICGLENYAIVPLDLKTVADQVIAMRALKESLRIPDRMGWNGDPCAPTSWDAWEGVTCHPTKDESTLVVSQIDLGSQGLKGYISEQINLLTSLVSLNLSSNSLGGSIPSGLGQKSLVKLDLSNNKLTGYIPDSLTSASLQLVFLNGNLLEGQVPEALYSIGLRGGTIDLYGNKELCGVPSLPNCSLIWGNNGLSTGAKVGIALSCLVVFSTLVLGIYCCISRRRNEYEFGFPHELMCKFPNKLIFLVLSKILLTASSFLLTLFHLLSHTNLFILEILFIALAAKRNRYYRQKSLMTLEMESQHAKGFIPTYNEN, via the exons ATGTCCCTTCTCCCTCTCCTCTTCTTCTTTCTCTTTCCTTGTCTTTCTCTATCCTCTCCTCCCTTCA ACTACAGTCTACACATTGACTGCGGCGGCCTCGTGAATTCCACAGATGCTTTCCACACGACGTGGGTCTTCGACCGCTTCTACTCCGGCGGCGCCACCTCGGTCGTGTCGGAGCCTCTACACTTCCTCCACCAGCAAGAGAAGACTCTCCGCTACTTTCCCATATCTTCTGGTAAGAAGAACTGCTACTCCATCCCCATCTCTGCCGGCTCCGGCCGATACTTGCTCCGTACGTTCACTGTTTACGACAACTTCGATGGGAAGTCTCACTCGCCGTCTTTTGACGTCTCTGTTGAGGGTACTTTAGTCTTTTCGTGGCGTTCGCCTTGGCCGGAATCGGTTTCGCGCTCCGGAGCTTATTCGGATCTGTTTTTATATCTTGACGACCCGGATGTTGATCTTTGCTTTTATAGTATTGCTACTGATTCTCCTGTTATTGGGTCTTTGGAATTGATTCAAATTGACACCAACGCGTACGCTTTCGATTACGCGAAAAATTCAAGCAATTACATCCTGGTTAATTACGGCAGGTTTTCATCTGGGTCGGATCAATGGGGACCCGGATTCAGCAATGATACAGATTTCTTCGGCCGGTCATGGCAGTCTGATGCTGAATTCCGGCTACCATCCGTATCCATTACTAATGGAGCAACAATCAAAGCAATTTCGGCTATTCAAAACGTAATTAATGTCGAACAAAGCCCAAATTATTTCCCGGAGAAGCTTTACCAGACCGCAATAACGGCTTTAGGAAACGGCGGTGGCGTGTTGGAGTATGACTTGCCAGTTGATGCGAAGCTCGATTACTTGTTATGGTTCCATTTTGCTGAGATAGATGTGAGTGTAAATAAAGCTGGACAGAGGGTGTTTGATGTGATAGTGAATGGAGAAAATATAAGTAGGGTGGATGTGTATAAGAAAGTGGGGGGATTCGCTGCATATGATTGGAGTCATGTAGTCAAGAATTTGAGTAGTACTACTTTGAGTGTGAGGTTGGAATCGGTGGTTGGGGCACCGATCATTTGTGGGCTCGAGAATTATGCGATCGTGCCACTAGATCTCAAAACAGTTGCTGATCAGG TTATTGCGATGAGAGCACTGAAGGAATCGCTTCGTATCCCAGATAGAATGGGGTGGAATGGAGACCCTTGTGCCCCTACCTCTTGGGATGCTTGGGAGGGTGTTACCTGTCATCCCACTAAAGATGAATCTACCCTTGTTGTCTCCCAAAT AGATCTTGGGAGCCAAGGCTTGAAGGGATATATTAGTGAACAAATCAATCTTTTGACAAGCTTGGTAAGCCT GAATTTGAGTTCCAATTCTTTGGGAGGTAGTATACCCTCGGGATTGGGTCAAAAGTCTCTTGTGAAGTT GGATTTATCAAATAACAAATTGACTGGCTACATACCTGATAGTCTAACTTCAGCCAGCTTGCAGCTTGT GTTCTTGAATGGTAATTTGTTGGAGGGACAAGTTCCGGAAGCACTTTACTCGATTGGGCTTCGTGGTGGAACTATAGA CCTTTATGGTAACAAAGAATTATGTGGTGTACCCTCTCTACCGAATTGTTCGCTGATTTGGGGGAATAATGGCTTGTCTACTGGTGCAAAAGTTGGTATAGCTCTGTCATGTCTGGTGGTTTTTTCGACATTGGTTCTTGGTATATACTGCTGCATCAGTAGGCGGCGAAATGAATATGAATTTGGGTTTCCGCATGAACTAATGTGTAAGTTCCCGAATAAACTAATTTTTTTGGTTCTTAGCAAAATTCTTCTTACAGCTAGCAGTTT TTTGTTAACCTTATTTCACTTGTTATCACATACAAACTTGTTTATTCTTGAAATTCTTTTCATAGCTCTTGCGGCGAAAAGAAACAGATATTACAGACAAAAATCCTTGATGACTCTGGAAATGGAAAGCCAACATGCCAAAGGATTCATACCGACCTATAATGAAAACTGA
- the LOC142532762 gene encoding receptor-like protein 4 isoform X5, with translation MSLLPLLFFFLFPCLSLSSPPFTDYSLHIDCGGLVNSTDAFHTTWVFDRFYSGGATSVVSEPLHFLHQQEKTLRYFPISSVFSWRSPWPESVSRSGAYSDLFLYLDDPDVDLCFYSIATDSPVIGSLELIQIDTNAYAFDYAKNSSNYILVNYGRFSSGSDQWGPGFSNDTDFFGRSWQSDAEFRLPSVSITNGATIKAISAIQNVINVEQSPNYFPEKLYQTAITALGNGGGVLEYDLPVDAKLDYLLWFHFAEIDVSVNKAGQRVFDVIVNGENISRVDVYKKVGGFAAYDWSHVVKNLSSTTLSVRLESVVGAPIICGLENYAIVPLDLKTVADQVIAMRALKESLRIPDRMGWNGDPCAPTSWDAWEGVTCHPTKDESTLVVSQIDLGSQGLKGYISEQINLLTSLVSLNLSSNSLGGSIPSGLGQKSLVKLDLSNNKLTGYIPDSLTSASLQLVFLNGNLLEGQVPEALYSIGLRGGTIDLYGNKELCGVPSLPNCSLIWGNNGLSTGAKVGIALSCLVVFSTLVLGIYCCISRRRNEYEFGFPHELMCKFPNKLIFLVLSKILLTASSFLLTLFHLLSHTNLFILEILFIALAAKRNRYYRQKSLMTLEMESQHAKGFIPTYNEN, from the exons ATGTCCCTTCTCCCTCTCCTCTTCTTCTTTCTCTTTCCTTGTCTTTCTCTATCCTCTCCTCCCTTCA CAGACTACAGTCTACACATTGACTGCGGCGGCCTCGTGAATTCCACAGATGCTTTCCACACGACGTGGGTCTTCGACCGCTTCTACTCCGGCGGCGCCACCTCGGTCGTGTCGGAGCCTCTACACTTCCTCCACCAGCAAGAGAAGACTCTCCGCTACTTTCCCATATCTTCTG TCTTTTCGTGGCGTTCGCCTTGGCCGGAATCGGTTTCGCGCTCCGGAGCTTATTCGGATCTGTTTTTATATCTTGACGACCCGGATGTTGATCTTTGCTTTTATAGTATTGCTACTGATTCTCCTGTTATTGGGTCTTTGGAATTGATTCAAATTGACACCAACGCGTACGCTTTCGATTACGCGAAAAATTCAAGCAATTACATCCTGGTTAATTACGGCAGGTTTTCATCTGGGTCGGATCAATGGGGACCCGGATTCAGCAATGATACAGATTTCTTCGGCCGGTCATGGCAGTCTGATGCTGAATTCCGGCTACCATCCGTATCCATTACTAATGGAGCAACAATCAAAGCAATTTCGGCTATTCAAAACGTAATTAATGTCGAACAAAGCCCAAATTATTTCCCGGAGAAGCTTTACCAGACCGCAATAACGGCTTTAGGAAACGGCGGTGGCGTGTTGGAGTATGACTTGCCAGTTGATGCGAAGCTCGATTACTTGTTATGGTTCCATTTTGCTGAGATAGATGTGAGTGTAAATAAAGCTGGACAGAGGGTGTTTGATGTGATAGTGAATGGAGAAAATATAAGTAGGGTGGATGTGTATAAGAAAGTGGGGGGATTCGCTGCATATGATTGGAGTCATGTAGTCAAGAATTTGAGTAGTACTACTTTGAGTGTGAGGTTGGAATCGGTGGTTGGGGCACCGATCATTTGTGGGCTCGAGAATTATGCGATCGTGCCACTAGATCTCAAAACAGTTGCTGATCAGG TTATTGCGATGAGAGCACTGAAGGAATCGCTTCGTATCCCAGATAGAATGGGGTGGAATGGAGACCCTTGTGCCCCTACCTCTTGGGATGCTTGGGAGGGTGTTACCTGTCATCCCACTAAAGATGAATCTACCCTTGTTGTCTCCCAAAT AGATCTTGGGAGCCAAGGCTTGAAGGGATATATTAGTGAACAAATCAATCTTTTGACAAGCTTGGTAAGCCT GAATTTGAGTTCCAATTCTTTGGGAGGTAGTATACCCTCGGGATTGGGTCAAAAGTCTCTTGTGAAGTT GGATTTATCAAATAACAAATTGACTGGCTACATACCTGATAGTCTAACTTCAGCCAGCTTGCAGCTTGT GTTCTTGAATGGTAATTTGTTGGAGGGACAAGTTCCGGAAGCACTTTACTCGATTGGGCTTCGTGGTGGAACTATAGA CCTTTATGGTAACAAAGAATTATGTGGTGTACCCTCTCTACCGAATTGTTCGCTGATTTGGGGGAATAATGGCTTGTCTACTGGTGCAAAAGTTGGTATAGCTCTGTCATGTCTGGTGGTTTTTTCGACATTGGTTCTTGGTATATACTGCTGCATCAGTAGGCGGCGAAATGAATATGAATTTGGGTTTCCGCATGAACTAATGTGTAAGTTCCCGAATAAACTAATTTTTTTGGTTCTTAGCAAAATTCTTCTTACAGCTAGCAGTTT TTTGTTAACCTTATTTCACTTGTTATCACATACAAACTTGTTTATTCTTGAAATTCTTTTCATAGCTCTTGCGGCGAAAAGAAACAGATATTACAGACAAAAATCCTTGATGACTCTGGAAATGGAAAGCCAACATGCCAAAGGATTCATACCGACCTATAATGAAAACTGA
- the LOC142532762 gene encoding receptor-like protein 4 isoform X3, which yields MSLLPLLFFFLFPCLSLSSPPFTDYSLHIDCGGLVNSTDAFHTTWVFDRFYSGGATSVVSEPLHFLHQQEKTLRYFPISSGKKNCYSIPISAGSGRYLLRTFTVYDNFDGKSHSPSFDVSVEGTLVFSWRSPWPESVSRSGAYSDLFLYLDDPDVDLCFYSIATDSPVIGSLELIQIDTNAYAFDYAKNSSNYILVNYGRFSSGSDQWGPGFSNDTDFFGRSWQSDAEFRLPSVSITNGATIKAISAIQNVINVEQSPNYFPEKLYQTAITALGNGGGVLEYDLPVDAKLDYLLWFHFAEIDVSVNKAGQRVFDVIVNGENISRVDVYKKVGGFAAYDWSHVVKNLSSTTLSVRLESVVGAPIICGLENYAIVPLDLKTVADQVIAMRALKESLRIPDRMGWNGDPCAPTSWDAWEGVTCHPTKDESTLVVSQIDLGSQGLKGYISEQINLLTSLVSLNLSSNSLGGSIPSGLGQKSLVKLDLSNNKLTGYIPDSLTSASLQLVFLNGNLLEGQVPEALYSIGLRGGTIDLYGNKELCGVPSLPNCSLIWGNNGLSTGAKVGIALSCLVVFSTLVLGIYCCISRRRNEYEFGFPHELMSLAAKRNRYYRQKSLMTLEMESQHAKGFIPTYNEN from the exons ATGTCCCTTCTCCCTCTCCTCTTCTTCTTTCTCTTTCCTTGTCTTTCTCTATCCTCTCCTCCCTTCA CAGACTACAGTCTACACATTGACTGCGGCGGCCTCGTGAATTCCACAGATGCTTTCCACACGACGTGGGTCTTCGACCGCTTCTACTCCGGCGGCGCCACCTCGGTCGTGTCGGAGCCTCTACACTTCCTCCACCAGCAAGAGAAGACTCTCCGCTACTTTCCCATATCTTCTGGTAAGAAGAACTGCTACTCCATCCCCATCTCTGCCGGCTCCGGCCGATACTTGCTCCGTACGTTCACTGTTTACGACAACTTCGATGGGAAGTCTCACTCGCCGTCTTTTGACGTCTCTGTTGAGGGTACTTTAGTCTTTTCGTGGCGTTCGCCTTGGCCGGAATCGGTTTCGCGCTCCGGAGCTTATTCGGATCTGTTTTTATATCTTGACGACCCGGATGTTGATCTTTGCTTTTATAGTATTGCTACTGATTCTCCTGTTATTGGGTCTTTGGAATTGATTCAAATTGACACCAACGCGTACGCTTTCGATTACGCGAAAAATTCAAGCAATTACATCCTGGTTAATTACGGCAGGTTTTCATCTGGGTCGGATCAATGGGGACCCGGATTCAGCAATGATACAGATTTCTTCGGCCGGTCATGGCAGTCTGATGCTGAATTCCGGCTACCATCCGTATCCATTACTAATGGAGCAACAATCAAAGCAATTTCGGCTATTCAAAACGTAATTAATGTCGAACAAAGCCCAAATTATTTCCCGGAGAAGCTTTACCAGACCGCAATAACGGCTTTAGGAAACGGCGGTGGCGTGTTGGAGTATGACTTGCCAGTTGATGCGAAGCTCGATTACTTGTTATGGTTCCATTTTGCTGAGATAGATGTGAGTGTAAATAAAGCTGGACAGAGGGTGTTTGATGTGATAGTGAATGGAGAAAATATAAGTAGGGTGGATGTGTATAAGAAAGTGGGGGGATTCGCTGCATATGATTGGAGTCATGTAGTCAAGAATTTGAGTAGTACTACTTTGAGTGTGAGGTTGGAATCGGTGGTTGGGGCACCGATCATTTGTGGGCTCGAGAATTATGCGATCGTGCCACTAGATCTCAAAACAGTTGCTGATCAGG TTATTGCGATGAGAGCACTGAAGGAATCGCTTCGTATCCCAGATAGAATGGGGTGGAATGGAGACCCTTGTGCCCCTACCTCTTGGGATGCTTGGGAGGGTGTTACCTGTCATCCCACTAAAGATGAATCTACCCTTGTTGTCTCCCAAAT AGATCTTGGGAGCCAAGGCTTGAAGGGATATATTAGTGAACAAATCAATCTTTTGACAAGCTTGGTAAGCCT GAATTTGAGTTCCAATTCTTTGGGAGGTAGTATACCCTCGGGATTGGGTCAAAAGTCTCTTGTGAAGTT GGATTTATCAAATAACAAATTGACTGGCTACATACCTGATAGTCTAACTTCAGCCAGCTTGCAGCTTGT GTTCTTGAATGGTAATTTGTTGGAGGGACAAGTTCCGGAAGCACTTTACTCGATTGGGCTTCGTGGTGGAACTATAGA CCTTTATGGTAACAAAGAATTATGTGGTGTACCCTCTCTACCGAATTGTTCGCTGATTTGGGGGAATAATGGCTTGTCTACTGGTGCAAAAGTTGGTATAGCTCTGTCATGTCTGGTGGTTTTTTCGACATTGGTTCTTGGTATATACTGCTGCATCAGTAGGCGGCGAAATGAATATGAATTTGGGTTTCCGCATGAACTAATGT CTCTTGCGGCGAAAAGAAACAGATATTACAGACAAAAATCCTTGATGACTCTGGAAATGGAAAGCCAACATGCCAAAGGATTCATACCGACCTATAATGAAAACTGA
- the LOC142532762 gene encoding receptor-like protein 4 isoform X1, whose product MSLLPLLFFFLFPCLSLSSPPFTDYSLHIDCGGLVNSTDAFHTTWVFDRFYSGGATSVVSEPLHFLHQQEKTLRYFPISSGKKNCYSIPISAGSGRYLLRTFTVYDNFDGKSHSPSFDVSVEGTLVFSWRSPWPESVSRSGAYSDLFLYLDDPDVDLCFYSIATDSPVIGSLELIQIDTNAYAFDYAKNSSNYILVNYGRFSSGSDQWGPGFSNDTDFFGRSWQSDAEFRLPSVSITNGATIKAISAIQNVINVEQSPNYFPEKLYQTAITALGNGGGVLEYDLPVDAKLDYLLWFHFAEIDVSVNKAGQRVFDVIVNGENISRVDVYKKVGGFAAYDWSHVVKNLSSTTLSVRLESVVGAPIICGLENYAIVPLDLKTVADQVIAMRALKESLRIPDRMGWNGDPCAPTSWDAWEGVTCHPTKDESTLVVSQIDLGSQGLKGYISEQINLLTSLVSLNLSSNSLGGSIPSGLGQKSLVKLDLSNNKLTGYIPDSLTSASLQLVFLNGNLLEGQVPEALYSIGLRGGTIDLYGNKELCGVPSLPNCSLIWGNNGLSTGAKVGIALSCLVVFSTLVLGIYCCISRRRNEYEFGFPHELMCKFPNKLIFLVLSKILLTASSFLLTLFHLLSHTNLFILEILFIALAAKRNRYYRQKSLMTLEMESQHAKGFIPTYNEN is encoded by the exons ATGTCCCTTCTCCCTCTCCTCTTCTTCTTTCTCTTTCCTTGTCTTTCTCTATCCTCTCCTCCCTTCA CAGACTACAGTCTACACATTGACTGCGGCGGCCTCGTGAATTCCACAGATGCTTTCCACACGACGTGGGTCTTCGACCGCTTCTACTCCGGCGGCGCCACCTCGGTCGTGTCGGAGCCTCTACACTTCCTCCACCAGCAAGAGAAGACTCTCCGCTACTTTCCCATATCTTCTGGTAAGAAGAACTGCTACTCCATCCCCATCTCTGCCGGCTCCGGCCGATACTTGCTCCGTACGTTCACTGTTTACGACAACTTCGATGGGAAGTCTCACTCGCCGTCTTTTGACGTCTCTGTTGAGGGTACTTTAGTCTTTTCGTGGCGTTCGCCTTGGCCGGAATCGGTTTCGCGCTCCGGAGCTTATTCGGATCTGTTTTTATATCTTGACGACCCGGATGTTGATCTTTGCTTTTATAGTATTGCTACTGATTCTCCTGTTATTGGGTCTTTGGAATTGATTCAAATTGACACCAACGCGTACGCTTTCGATTACGCGAAAAATTCAAGCAATTACATCCTGGTTAATTACGGCAGGTTTTCATCTGGGTCGGATCAATGGGGACCCGGATTCAGCAATGATACAGATTTCTTCGGCCGGTCATGGCAGTCTGATGCTGAATTCCGGCTACCATCCGTATCCATTACTAATGGAGCAACAATCAAAGCAATTTCGGCTATTCAAAACGTAATTAATGTCGAACAAAGCCCAAATTATTTCCCGGAGAAGCTTTACCAGACCGCAATAACGGCTTTAGGAAACGGCGGTGGCGTGTTGGAGTATGACTTGCCAGTTGATGCGAAGCTCGATTACTTGTTATGGTTCCATTTTGCTGAGATAGATGTGAGTGTAAATAAAGCTGGACAGAGGGTGTTTGATGTGATAGTGAATGGAGAAAATATAAGTAGGGTGGATGTGTATAAGAAAGTGGGGGGATTCGCTGCATATGATTGGAGTCATGTAGTCAAGAATTTGAGTAGTACTACTTTGAGTGTGAGGTTGGAATCGGTGGTTGGGGCACCGATCATTTGTGGGCTCGAGAATTATGCGATCGTGCCACTAGATCTCAAAACAGTTGCTGATCAGG TTATTGCGATGAGAGCACTGAAGGAATCGCTTCGTATCCCAGATAGAATGGGGTGGAATGGAGACCCTTGTGCCCCTACCTCTTGGGATGCTTGGGAGGGTGTTACCTGTCATCCCACTAAAGATGAATCTACCCTTGTTGTCTCCCAAAT AGATCTTGGGAGCCAAGGCTTGAAGGGATATATTAGTGAACAAATCAATCTTTTGACAAGCTTGGTAAGCCT GAATTTGAGTTCCAATTCTTTGGGAGGTAGTATACCCTCGGGATTGGGTCAAAAGTCTCTTGTGAAGTT GGATTTATCAAATAACAAATTGACTGGCTACATACCTGATAGTCTAACTTCAGCCAGCTTGCAGCTTGT GTTCTTGAATGGTAATTTGTTGGAGGGACAAGTTCCGGAAGCACTTTACTCGATTGGGCTTCGTGGTGGAACTATAGA CCTTTATGGTAACAAAGAATTATGTGGTGTACCCTCTCTACCGAATTGTTCGCTGATTTGGGGGAATAATGGCTTGTCTACTGGTGCAAAAGTTGGTATAGCTCTGTCATGTCTGGTGGTTTTTTCGACATTGGTTCTTGGTATATACTGCTGCATCAGTAGGCGGCGAAATGAATATGAATTTGGGTTTCCGCATGAACTAATGTGTAAGTTCCCGAATAAACTAATTTTTTTGGTTCTTAGCAAAATTCTTCTTACAGCTAGCAGTTT TTTGTTAACCTTATTTCACTTGTTATCACATACAAACTTGTTTATTCTTGAAATTCTTTTCATAGCTCTTGCGGCGAAAAGAAACAGATATTACAGACAAAAATCCTTGATGACTCTGGAAATGGAAAGCCAACATGCCAAAGGATTCATACCGACCTATAATGAAAACTGA